CCATCACGAGGATATCCGTGCCACCTTCGACGGACCTTTGAACTGCTTCAAGGAACTCACCGCCGGTCTCAACCAGTGTATATCTTACACCCTCCGGGGGAGACAGGGCCGTTGGACCGCTTATAAGGGTGACCTCGGCCCCCCTTCTCATGGCAACCCTTGCAAGTGCAAATCCCATCCTGCCCGACGACCTGTTCGATATGAATCTGACAGGATCAATATATTCCCTGGTGGGTCCCGCTGTAACGAGGATACGCAATCCTGCCAAATCCTTCCGGGAAAACATATATTTTACGGCCTCAACAATCCTCTCAACAGGGGCAAGCCGCCCCCTTCCGGTATCACCACATGCGAGTTCCCCGGTCTCCGGACCGACCTCATAAACTCCCGAATCCTTTAACCACCCCAGATTCCTCTGAACCACGGGGTGTTCATACATTTTCGAATTCATTGCCGGCGCTATAACTACAGGCCCGGTAAAGGAAAGGAAGGTGAGAGACACCATATCATCGGCAATCCCCGAGGCCATTTTACCGATAATGTTGGCGGTAGCCGGAGCAACGAGCATCAGGTCAGAGCTTTTGGGAATCTCTATATGTGACAGCGGGGCGGAGAAGGGATCAACAAAGACCTGGCGTTCCGACAGGGTCCGGAGTGTAAGAGCGGAGATGAACCTTGTGGATGCCTCAGTCATAACAACAGTAACAGCGGCATCCTCTCTCTTCAATCTCCTGATTATATCAGCGGCTTTGTATGCAGCAATACCCCCTGAAACAGCTAAGAGTATATTTCTATTCTCCAGTGATGAGGGACTCATCAGAAGACTCTGACCCTTCTCCTGATTCCTTATCATGGAGGTAGATCTTTAGATCCTTCTCAAGTTCTGCAAGGTCTTCGGCTTCGGGTTCCTTATTGCTCTCCTCGAGAAGCCTCCGGAAATCAAGCTTTCTTGCCTCTTCCTCTGCCTTGGCAGCCTCTTCCCCGGTCAGGAAATCAATCACGCCCTGCGCCGTCTCTTCAATTGCTATAGTTGTTACCTTTATCGATTGCGTCTCTATCTTCGGCTCAGCCCCCAACGTGAGTTCCTTTGCGCGCTGGGCAGCAATATTCACAAACCGGAACCTTCCGTCAATCTTATCGTTGTGATACTCAACGGGCAATGAAATTACATCCATTTTCCAACCTCCTGTATAAGGTATCTGTAATTCTTTATGGTGTTCCTTGATAATGCCGGGCCTTCCGGCCGGAAGTAGCGGCCCATACCACCCGAGGCCTGACGGACTATATCCCGAATGTCTTCTTTATCCAGGAGTGATCAACCTTATCTATTGAGACCCTTCGGGCGATAACCACCGATTTAAGTTTAAAAAGGGCATCCTCAATCCTATCATTTACTATAACATAACCGTACAGGTAATAGTCTTTTATTTCTTCCAGCGCCTTGTTCAATCTCCTATCTATGACATCTGCCTCATCGGTCGCCCTGCCCGTAAGCCTCTCCATGAGGACATCCATGGAAGGCGGGAGTATAAAGATAAACACGGCATCGATATCCTTATCCCTGATCTGAGCAGCGCCCTGAACATCGATGTCAAGAAGGACATCCCTGCCGCTGTCGAGTAATTCGGATATCCTGGTTCGGGATGTGCCGTAGAGATTTCCGTGGACCTCCGCCCATTCGAGAAACTCACCCCTCTTTGCCATTGCCGTGAATTCATCTCTACCGACAAAGAAGTAGTCCTTCATGTCCCGTTCACCCCTCCGTGGCGCCCTTGTTGTGTATGAGACGGAAAATACCAGATCCGGGGTTTCCCTGAGTAACATTCTACAGAGGGTGGTCTTCCCCGCTCCTGAAGGCGCAGAGACTATAAAGAGTGAACCCTTCATCCCGGATCGCTCAGTGGATATCAGCCCTTCCCCTCCTGGGGCTCACCGACAAAGCGTTGTGTAATCGTTTCCGGCTGGAGTGCAGAGAGGATCACATGATCACTGTCCGCCACGATGATCGATCTTGTCCTCCTGCCCTCTGTGGCATCCACGAGTTTCCCCCTCTTTCTTGCCTCGTCCCTCAATCGCTTCATGGGCGCTGAGGCAGGTGTAACAATGGCTATCACCCTCGCAGATGACACCACATTCCCAAAACCTATATTTACAAGAACAGGAACATGCTCCTTCTTCATCTCTGAATCCTCCTTTTTAACATGCCACCTGAAACCGTCTGAATAAAAGGCAGCCTTGTTTCTTGTTTATAGAACGTCTCACCCCCCCCTTGGATAACCGCTTCATTGAATATTCTGGATCTGTTCCTTCATCTTCTCCACCTCGCTCTTCATGAGAACAACGACTTCGGAAACCTTGTAGTCGCTGTTTTTCGATCCGATTGTGTTGATCTCCCTCAGGAGTTCCTGGAGCAGAAAATCAATCTTCCTGCCTATTGTAGCACCTCCGGCAATAATTTTTTTCATCTGTGCGGAATGGCTCTCTATCCGGGCAATCTCCTCCGAGATGTCTGCACGTTCGGCAAGCAGCGCCGCCTCCTGGATCAGCCTGTTTTCATCTATATGCTCTTTCAGAAGCGCTCCGATTTGTTCTTTCATCTTATCAAAGGCCCTTGTGTAAAACTCCCCGGAGAACTCCTTTATCCTGTCAAGGTGTCCCTCCATCTCCCCGAGAGTCTTCAGTATCTCTTCCTTAAGGTGTTCACCCTCTCTGCACCTCATATCGGCAAGCCGTTGAACCGCCTCGGAAAAGGTGCTGAAAAGATCGTCCGGGCGGTAAGCCGGCTCTTCCTCAAACACAACATCCTTGAACCAGAAGAGGTGATTAAGGGAGGGGCCATCCTTCAGCTGCAGCTCCTCCTGCAGTCCTGCGAGGCTATTCAGTATCTTAGATGCAAACCCATGATTTATCTTCAGTGTTACATCAGCATCACTTGTCAGAGATATCTTCACATCAATCCTGCCCCTTGTAAAGTTCTCCTTGACGATCCTCCTCAGGTTCATCTCGTAAGGACCCAGGAAGGCCGGCATCCTGAAATGAAGGTCAAGAAAACGGTGGTTTACGGATCTTGCCTCGATCCTGAAACCCCTCGCCTCCGAGGACCCAAAGCCCGTCATGCTCTGTATTTTATTGTCCATAATGCCTTATAGTTTACAAAAAAGGACAGGAAAAAGGATATGCCTTCAAGTTACGGGTGGGGTGGAAGTTTGACTTTTTAGGCGGTTATAGGGATAATGTTAGCAGCTACCGGAAATCCAGCGTAAAACCGCAAAATATAAACAGTGGATCCGGGAAATTATCGGCATAATCCGGAGGAGCAGGTGAGAAAGGCAAGGGTTGAGAGAAAGACAAAAGAGACCCAGGTGAAAACCAGCTTAAGCCTTGACGGAAGGGGAAGTTACAGGATAAGCACAACCATCCCCTTTTTCGATCATATGCTTTCACTGATGTGCCATCACGGCACGCTCGGCCTCAATGTATCTGCAAAGGGGGATACAGAGGTGGACTATCACCATCTTGTTGAGGATATAGGGATAACCCTGGGTGAAACCCTTAAGAAGGCCCTTGGGGAAAAGGTCGGGATAAGAAGATACGGCTTCTCCAAGGTGCCGATGGATGAGACGCTAACAGAGGTGGTGATAGATCTCAGCGGACGTCCTTACCTTGTCTATAACGTGGCCAGGAAACGGGGCAGGCTCAATGACCTCCCTGTATCCCTCTTTGAAGAATTCTTCAGGGCGCTCTCAACCCATGCAATGATGACCCTCCATATCAATCTGCATTACGGCCGGGACCTTCATCATATCTACGAAGCGATATTCAAGGCCTTTGGCAGGGCGCTTAAGGATGCAACAACCATCGAATCTAAAAAGATCCCCTCAACAAAAGGCAGGATATGAGCGTCTCCGGCTCAAAACTCGAGACTCTTTGCCTGCTCATCCTTGTTTTAAGCTCTGCATTGCTTACCATCGGCTGTCAGGAAAAGCCGGCAGAGCAGTATGGAAACCGCCTCGTTAATGAGTATCAACGGACACAGAGGGTTGCTGATAGAATCAACCTCAATGAGATCAGGAAGTCAATTGAGGCATTCCATGCAGAATACGGCAGATACCCCGGAAACCTTCAGGAATTGGCGGGCTATGCAGGCACCCGGCTTAATCCCGAAATGTATGACTATGACCCGGAGACAGGCAGTTTAAAGAAAACCGAATAATCGCTGTACCGCCTCTCTGTCAAGACCCCTCTTCCGGTGCCTCCATAACACCGGGTTACCTGTATCCACGTACAAGATAAGGAACATGCCCACCTTTATCACTCCTGAATCTTATTATCGACCTATCTTTCATACGGTTATTTCCGGCACCCCTTCCTGATCTGAGTTCACCCGCTTTCTTTCCGGGCCCCCTGTTTTCAACATCTCTGAAAAAGCCCTCCATACCCCTGTGCCTGTTGTCTTCACGTAATTCAATCCTGCGGCGGGGAGAACGGGATTTTTGATTCTGATTAATCCTTCCAAGGGTGTTGCTCTTTCTTAAATCCTTATGCCGGATTTCTCTCACGGCATCGAAGGCCCTCTTAATATCTCTCTGAACATGCCATCTCCTGATTTCCCGACTCTTCATTTCCCGACTCTTCCCTGCATATCCCGGTCTCCCTCTGCCACCGTCTGTAAATGACCTGTCCCTTTTCCACCTCCTGTTTATTTCAATAGCTCTCATCCCCTTATAAACGGCCCTGTTAACACGGCCTGCGTGTATAACGGGGTTAAACCTTCTCTCTTCACGCCCGATGATCCTCTTCCATCTGTCCTGTCCTATTCTTTTTTTATAGATAAACTTAACGGAGTTCTTCACCCTTCCGTTAATATACAGATTCGTTATCTTCACATCCTCGACAACGCTAACCCTGTAGGGCCTGTAATACACTTCACCCGGCGCCAGGGGAACCCAGGCTACATAGTCGGGGGTATATATCCAGGCCACAAGCGCCGGAGACCATGTAACGCTTCTGCGCATCGGGAGCACCCAGCACCATCCAAGCCCCTCTCTATAGATCCATCTGCCGTAGTGATAGGGTATCCAACCCCATGGTTCATCTGAAACCCATACGTACTCCTCGCTGACAAGGACCCATTTGCCAAGACTGTAAGGAGTCCAGCCAACATCCACAAAGGGGACCCAGACATAACCATACTCATCTGTGTAGACCCAGCGTCCGTAATCACTGAAGTCCCTGTAATACCCCTTCAACCCGGTTGGCAGAGGCATATCATCTTCAAGCCCCTCCACAAGAAGGTAATCCCTGTCCAGGTTCCACCTTATCCAGTTACCGGCAGCCCTTATCGGAACAGGCTCCGGATAACCATACCTGCCGGAAACAACCCTCATTCCGGACCGAAGCAGGAGAGAATCCCCTGCCCTTTTTACAATAACCATCCCGGTAAGAACTGCAACGCCGGTCCCTTCAGCCCCTGAAAAACCGATCGATGCCTGTGCACGTGCTTTAAACAGCGTCGAGACATTGCCGGAATATACCCTCAATACCGTCTTTTCCCCGGGGAGGTCATTATATGAGATAAAGACCCTTCCCGAAACGAGTCTTACCCTGTAACTGTTCCCGCCCTGATCAAACCCCGGCCTCAAAATCCGGACATCCGTATTCCCGTCCATTCTTATGAACACACCGCCGGGGAACTGAATCTCGGCACGCCCATTACGTGATACCCGTATCTCATCACCCTCAAGTACGGGCATATTGACCGAAACACCGGTCCATACCCTTTCCCGGGGCATATTCCTCAGGGTCACATCACCATCAACATAACTTAAACGGGCGGGAACATACTCTCCGCTAACAGGACTGTTGAACGATAAAAGTACAAACAAAAACACAATACT
The sequence above is a segment of the bacterium BMS3Abin08 genome. Coding sequences within it:
- the coaBC gene encoding coenzyme A biosynthesis bifunctional protein CoaBC, with amino-acid sequence MIRNQEKGQSLLMSPSSLENRNILLAVSGGIAAYKAADIIRRLKREDAAVTVVMTEASTRFISALTLRTLSERQVFVDPFSAPLSHIEIPKSSDLMLVAPATANIIGKMASGIADDMVSLTFLSFTGPVVIAPAMNSKMYEHPVVQRNLGWLKDSGVYEVGPETGELACGDTGRGRLAPVERIVEAVKYMFSRKDLAGLRILVTAGPTREYIDPVRFISNRSSGRMGFALARVAMRRGAEVTLISGPTALSPPEGVRYTLVETGGEFLEAVQRSVEGGTDILVMAAAVADFAPEGFSKKKIGKESIKDIKLKKVPDIVKFVSGMENRPFIIGFSAETGPDIAKTKNKLRDKGMDFAVFNDVTEEGAGFDTDTNIISIVDYNGVYSFPLMSKEECAGVIFDHYLKRGK
- a CDS encoding DNA-directed RNA polymerase subunit omega; the encoded protein is MDVISLPVEYHNDKIDGRFRFVNIAAQRAKELTLGAEPKIETQSIKVTTIAIEETAQGVIDFLTGEEAAKAEEEARKLDFRRLLEESNKEPEAEDLAELEKDLKIYLHDKESGEGSESSDESLITGE
- the gmk gene encoding guanylate kinase, whose product is MKGSLFIVSAPSGAGKTTLCRMLLRETPDLVFSVSYTTRAPRRGERDMKDYFFVGRDEFTAMAKRGEFLEWAEVHGNLYGTSRTRISELLDSGRDVLLDIDVQGAAQIRDKDIDAVFIFILPPSMDVLMERLTGRATDEADVIDRRLNKALEEIKDYYLYGYVIVNDRIEDALFKLKSVVIARRVSIDKVDHSWIKKTFGI
- the hisB gene encoding imidazoleglycerol-phosphate dehydratase gives rise to the protein MRKARVERKTKETQVKTSLSLDGRGSYRISTTIPFFDHMLSLMCHHGTLGLNVSAKGDTEVDYHHLVEDIGITLGETLKKALGEKVGIRRYGFSKVPMDETLTEVVIDLSGRPYLVYNVARKRGRLNDLPVSLFEEFFRALSTHAMMTLHINLHYGRDLHHIYEAIFKAFGRALKDATTIESKKIPSTKGRI